A genomic stretch from Setaria viridis chromosome 1, Setaria_viridis_v4.0, whole genome shotgun sequence includes:
- the LOC117838843 gene encoding probable BOI-related E3 ubiquitin-protein ligase 3, producing the protein MAVHAQYAAHAFPHDPRAVTRPALDTATTASALLGEHGCGGHQLAAVVRRQVPAVGGDTVFSDLTCNNNSSDIGPRKRSRVGDVAGAGLIMDLEGHHALLPPVPVPQAFAPAGDVQSSRVLCSAAASTSGRAPGGTAPASQGFLSHLYQHGVEIDAIVRIETERLRAGLQEARRRHARAVVATVERAAARRLRAAEADLERALARNAELDEELRRTAAEGQAWRDVARSHEAVAAGLRATLDNVLQPPCAAEGEGEGDAEDARSCCFEREEHGAEARCRARACRACGAADACVLLLPCRHLCLCSGCDAAAEACPVCAATKNGSLHVLLS; encoded by the exons atggcCGTGCACGCGCAGTACGCCGCCCACGCCTTCCCCCACGACCCCCGCGCCGTCACCAG GCCAGCGCTGGACACCGCGACGACCGCGTCGGCGCTCCTCGGCGAGCACGGCTGCGGCGGCCACCAGCTCGCCGCCGTGGTGCGGCGGCAGGTGCCCGCGGTGGGCGGCGACACTGTGTTCAGCGACCTCACctgcaacaacaacagcagcgACATCGGGCCGAGGAAGCGCTCGCGGGTGGGTGACGTGGCCGGCGCGGGCCTGATCATGGACCTGGAAGGCCACCACGCTCTGCTGCCGCCCGTGCCGGTGCCGCAGGCGTTCGCGCCCGCGGGGGATGTGCAGAGCAGCAGGGTGCTCTGCTCTGCCGCCGCTTCCACCAGCGGCCGCGCGCCAGGCGGCACCGCGCCGGCGTCGCAGGGCTTCCTCTCCCATCTCTACCAACACGGCGTCGAGATCGACGCGATCGTCCGCATCGAG ACCGAGCGGCTGCGGGCGGGGCTGCAGGAGGCGCGGCGCCGGCACGCTCGCGCCGTGGTGGCGACGGTGgaacgcgcggcggcgcggcgcctgcgggcggcggaggcggatctGGAGCGCGCGCTGGCACGCAACGCGGAGCTAGACGAGGAGCTGCGGCGGACGGCCGCCGAGGGCCAGGCGTGGCGGGACGTCGCCAGGAGCCACGAGGCCGTCGCGGCGGGCCTCCGCGCCACGCTCGACAACGTCCTCcagccgccgtgcgccgccgagggcgagggcgagggcgacgCCGAGGACGCGCGGTCGTGCTGCTTCGAGCGTGAGGAACATGGCGCCGAGGCGCGGTGCCGGGCGAGGGCGTGCAGGGCGTGCGGCGCGGCGGACGCgtgcgtgctgctgctgccatgccGGCACCTGTGCCTGTGCAGCGGGTgcgacgcggccgccgaggcCTGCCCCGTGTGCGCGGCCACCAAGAACGGCTCGCTCCACGTCCTCCTCTCCTGA